Proteins from a genomic interval of Rubinisphaera italica:
- a CDS encoding DUF1501 domain-containing protein translates to MNPIPMRDEFNRALHMTRRHLFGQASLGLGTAALASLNMGGLAMASNNAGLPELPHFAPKAKRAIYLFMAGAPSQLDTFDYKPKLNDLFNEDLRKMPDVQKGQRITTMTSGQSSLPIAPSKFKFAQYGESRAWVSDLLPYTAKMVDDIAIVKTVHTEAINHDPAITYICTGNQLPGKASLGAWLSYGLGSMNDNLPSFVVMTPTWTGRPEAQALYNRLWGSGFLPTKYQGVSLRSQGDPVLFLSNPPGIDRETRRSMLDRAAELNRQTYESWGDPQTRARVEQAEMAFRMQASVPDLVDISGETKETLEMYGDEVTKPGTFAASCLLARRMAERDVRFVQIFHRGWDQHANMARDLPNQCHDIDQPAWALIQDLKQRGMLDDTLVVWGGEFGRTVYCQGKLTRENYGRDHHPRNFCVWLAGGGVKPGVVYGETDDFSYNAIENPVHIHDLNATILRCMGIDNSRFTFRAQGLDVRLTGVEEHHPVEGIMKS, encoded by the coding sequence CATTGCACATGACGCGACGGCACCTGTTCGGACAGGCTTCGCTCGGATTGGGAACCGCAGCTCTGGCTTCTCTGAATATGGGAGGCCTCGCGATGGCCAGCAATAATGCCGGTCTCCCCGAGTTGCCTCACTTTGCTCCGAAAGCCAAGCGGGCCATTTATCTGTTCATGGCTGGAGCACCGTCCCAACTCGACACCTTCGATTACAAACCCAAGCTGAACGATCTGTTCAATGAAGATCTTCGCAAGATGCCTGATGTCCAGAAAGGACAACGAATCACAACGATGACTTCCGGTCAGTCTTCCCTGCCGATCGCCCCATCCAAATTCAAGTTTGCTCAATACGGCGAATCCCGCGCCTGGGTGAGCGACCTGCTCCCTTACACTGCGAAAATGGTTGATGATATTGCCATCGTGAAAACGGTTCATACCGAAGCGATTAATCATGATCCCGCCATCACTTACATCTGCACGGGAAATCAATTGCCGGGAAAAGCGAGCCTGGGTGCGTGGCTCAGCTATGGACTCGGTTCCATGAACGATAATCTTCCTTCATTCGTCGTAATGACTCCTACCTGGACAGGACGCCCGGAAGCTCAAGCGTTATACAACCGCTTGTGGGGTTCAGGATTTCTACCAACGAAATATCAGGGAGTTTCACTCCGCTCGCAAGGTGATCCTGTCCTGTTTCTTTCAAATCCTCCGGGGATTGATCGGGAAACTCGCCGCAGCATGTTGGATCGGGCGGCTGAGTTGAATCGCCAAACTTACGAATCGTGGGGCGATCCCCAAACGCGTGCCCGTGTGGAACAGGCAGAGATGGCATTTCGGATGCAGGCCTCTGTTCCCGATCTCGTCGATATTTCCGGGGAGACAAAAGAGACTCTCGAAATGTATGGCGACGAAGTGACCAAGCCGGGCACCTTCGCAGCGAGTTGTTTGCTGGCTCGTCGCATGGCTGAGCGGGATGTCCGTTTTGTGCAGATCTTCCATCGAGGTTGGGACCAACATGCAAACATGGCCCGCGATCTGCCGAATCAATGTCACGATATCGATCAGCCAGCCTGGGCATTGATTCAGGATCTGAAACAGCGGGGCATGCTTGACGATACGCTCGTGGTTTGGGGCGGGGAATTCGGTAGAACGGTTTATTGCCAGGGGAAGTTGACGCGAGAAAATTATGGTCGCGATCATCACCCCAGAAACTTTTGTGTCTGGCTGGCCGGCGGAGGTGTTAAGCCCGGTGTTGTTTATGGCGAAACCGATGACTTCAGTTACAACGCAATTGAAAATCCCGTTCACATTCACGATTTGAATGCGACAATCCTCCGCTGTATGGGGATCGACAATTCCCGATTCACTTTCCGAGCGCAAGGTCTGGATGTGCGTTTGACTGGAGTCGAAGAACATCATCCTGTCGAAGGGATCATGAAATCGTGA